The Stigmatella ashevillena genomic sequence CCAGCGCGCCCAGCGCGGACCAGTCCAGCTCCCCATGGCCTCGGGCCACCCCGCTCAGCAGGTGGTCCTTGACCAGGCTGGCCAGCGGCATGGGCACCTGGGCATCCCCGGCCGCCTCCAGCACCAGCCCGACGTCCTTGAGCCCCAGCCGAAGGGCGAACCCCCCCGGCTGGAACTGCCTGTCCGCGATCAAGCTCGCGTAGCGCTCGAAGACGGGAGACTTCGAGAAGACCGACTGGAAGACCTCCAGGAACGTCTTCGCCTCGACGCCGGACTTGCGCGCCAGCGCGAAGGCCTCCCCCAGCGCTTCGACCATGGAGGCGATGAGGAAGTTGCCGGACAGCTTCACCACGTTCGCCGAGGAGGCCTTCTCCCCGAGCACGGTGAGGCCCCGGCCCATGGCCTCCAGCACGGGCCGAATCCGCTCCACATCGGCCTTGACCCCTGCGGCGATCACCCAGAGCTGCTTGGCCTCCGCCGCCTCCGGCCGACCGAAGACGGGGGCGGACACATAGCCCTGGCCCGCCCGGGCATGCTCCGCGGTGAGACGCTCCGAGAGCGCCACCGAGATGGTGCTGGAGGAGATGTGAATCGCGCCCCGCTCCAGCCCTGACAGCAAGCCCTCGCGGCCCAGGACGGCCTCCTCCACCGCCGGATCGTCCGCGAGGAGGGAGAGGACCGCCTCGGCCCCCCGGGCCGCCTCCTGGGGAGTCCCCGCAATCCGCGCCCCCTTGGCCTGGAACGGCTCGGCCTTCGCGCGCGTGCGGTTGTAGACCACCAGCTCGTGCCCCGCGTTCAACAGGTTCTGGGCCACGCCGCGGCCCATGTTCCCCAGTCCAATCAGTCCAACCTTCATGAGGGCTCCCCTTTCGATGGAATGCGAAGGCGCTCGATTTCCTCGGCGCTGCCATCCGCGGGCAAGGCCTCCAGCGCGCGGTGGATCTGCCCCAAAGCTTCGAGCAGCTGCGCCCGGGCCTCGGTCGCGAAGGGGTTCTCCCGCTGGATGGCGGCGAAGAGGTGGCCCGCGTCCGAGCGGACCACTTCGATGGTGCGCGCCAGGGCCTTGAAGCTCGCCGGCGCAAAAGGCACGTCGAGTCCCGTGCCCGCGTCGATCATCCCCTTGGCCACGAAGAACGTGAGCGCGTGCGTGTGCGCCATCACCCGGTCATGGTTCTCGGCCGTCTGCTCGACGATCTCACACCCCAACCGCTCGTAGAACCGGCGCGCACGCTCCGTGGCTCCCGGGTGGAGGGAGTTCGGACAGAGCACCACGCGCAACGGGCGCTCGGCCATGGCCAGGCTCAAGGGGCCAAACAACGGGTGGGTCCCCACCCAAGGCACCGCGGTGCCCAGCACCGAGGCCAGGGCCTCCACGGGCTTCACCTTGACGCTGCCCACGTCCAGGACGAGCTGGGAAGGCAGGAGGTGGGGCCGCAGCGCTTCGAGGACCGGACGAATGCCGGGCACGGGAACAGCCACCACCACCACGTCCGCGCCCTGCACCAACTCCGGCAGGCTCCCGGCCTGGTGGCGCTCGGGAATGTCGGCGGAGGGATCCACGGCCCGGTAGTCCAGGCCAGACTCGACCAGCAACGCGCCGAGCGCCCGGCCAAACCGGCCATACCCCACCAGGGCCACACGCTTCGGAAAGTCCCCTGCTCCAGGCGGCGCGGTGGGGGATACAGAGGACACGGTCACCTCAACGGGGCAGTGGAGCGGGAGGGTTGAGAACCTTCATGGTGCCGCGCGTGACGCCAAACTGCTCGTGCACGGCCGCGCGCCGGATGGCCTCGGCGGGAGCCAGCCGACCCGCGAGCAGCTCCTGATACGCGGCCAGCACGCGCGCCGCCTCCTCCCGGGACTCCCGGACGAACTCCACCCGGAAACGGCGCACGCCCCGCTCCAGCAAGCGCGGCACCAGCGAGGCAGCGCTCTGGGCCTGGGCATTGAACACCGTGTTGCGGCACCCCACGTCGACGATGACGGGATGGTCCAGCCCCAGCCGGTCCCTCAAGGAGAGCTGGTGCTTCTCACACGGACGGCCACAGGTCCGGAAGTCACGGCCGTGCGAGAGCGTGTGCGAGTACACGCAGTGCTCGGTGTGGAAGGTGGCGATGTGGTGGTGCAGGGCGACCGTGAAGCGGTGGGCGGGCGCATGCTCCAGGAGCGCGCCCAACTGTGCCGCATCGAGATCATGGGAGAACGTGAGCGTGTCCAGCCCCAACCCCAGCAGGTACGCGGCCGACAGGGAGTTGGTGACGTTGAGCGAGAAGTCCCCATGCAGCACGGGGCGAGGCTGGCCCTCGGGACGCTCCAGGAAGTGCATCATCGCGCCCCAGTGGCGCACCAGCACCGCATCCGGGCGCAGCCGGCCGATGCGCTGGTCATAGCCCTCCTCGCCCGGCTTCTGGACCCGCACCGTGGCGATCGTCACCCGCAGGCCCGCCGCCCGGGCCTGCTCGACGGCGCGCTGCAGGCCCACCATCTCCATCCAGTCCAGCTCCACCTCGGGCAGCCCCGCGGCGATGACGGCCTCGAGCTGCGCCTCCTCCCGGCACAGGGGAATCAGCAGCGCCGCTTCCTCGCGGGGGAGCTCGGACACGCTCCCGGCCAGCGAGGCGTGCACCGTCTCCAGCACCGGCGTCTCCACCACCGTCCGGCGAGGGCCCCGCTCCACCGCGGCCGTCAGCTCCGTCACGAGCTGGCGGCGAATCGCCTTGAGCTCGGAGACGGGCAGGTGCAATCCCCCCCCCAGCCCCGAGACATCCAGGAGCGACAGCCGGAAGGGGGTTCCTCCAAATGAGCCCAGCTTGTCCCGCAGCAACCCCTCGTCCAGCCCTCCCCCTCGCGACAGGGCGAGCGGCACCTGGCTGAGGGCCGACGCGTCATGCCCCCAGGCCCGGGCCCGCACCTGGAGCGGCGCGCCCTCCACGCCCGAGACGGTCAGCTCCAACGCAATCCGGCCCTCGGGCTCACCTGCGGCGAGCAGCCCCTCGACCCGGCGGTTCAGCGCGGGATCGCTGTTGAGCCACACCCGTTGCCCAGGCGCCACCCTCCCCAGATCCGGACCGGGCTGGCCAAAGCCCAGCACCCAACTGTCCCCGCGCCGCTCCACCCGGAAGATGGGGCCTCCGGGCTCGTGTTTGTCCTCGGGCGCTCCCGCGTCGAACACGACGCCCATGCCCGGGCGCGGCTCCGCTTCTTCCGGCGCGGGCTCTCCCTTCAAGGGAGAGGACACCTGGCCCAGGGGCACCTCGGGGCGGTCCGTCTCCAGTCCCAGGCCGCCCGTCCAGGGGCGCTCGTCCAGCGAAACCCGCACCTCCTTGCCGGAAACGGACTGGACCCGGCCCAGGTACAGCCCCCGGTGCTTCGGAAAGCGGCCCTCCACCAGGGTCTGATGGTCCGAGCCAGCGAGGAAGCCGTGGGAGAAGCCGCGACTGTACGCCAGGGACATGCTGGACAAATCCTTGGCGAGCTGGGCCTCGTCGGGCGAGCCCGCCAAGATGCTCTCCACCCAGCGCCGGTACCCCTGGACCGTGGAGGTGACGTACGCGGGGCCCTTCAGGCGGCCTTCGATCTTCAGGCTGTGGACGCCGATCTCCATCAGCTCCGGCACGGCGCGCACCCCTGCGAGATCCTTGGGGCTGAGCAGGTACTTCACCTCGCCGAGATCCCTCGGCTGCCCGTCGACGACCAGGTCATACGGCAGCCGGCAGGACTGAGCGCACTGCCCCCGGTTCGCCGAGCGGCCTCCCCACGCCTCGCTGGTCAGACACTGGCCGCTCCAGGACATGCAGAGCGCGCCGTGGATGAAGACCTCCAGTTCAATCTGCGTCTGCCCGGCCAACCGGCGGATCTCCGCCGTGGACAGCTCGCGGGGGACGACGGCGCGGCTGAACCCCAGCCGCTGGGCAAACCGCACCCCTTCGGCGCTGGAGAGCGTCATCTGCGTGGAGGCATGCAGCTCGAGCTGGGGGCAGATGGCCCGGGCCAGCAGGGCCACCGCGGGGTCCTGGACGATGAGCGCGTCCACCCCGGCTGCGGCGGCCCCCCGGATCAGGTGCTCGACGAGGGGCAGCTCGGGCTCGAACACCAGGGTATTCAGGGTAAGATAGGCCCGGGCACCCGCTCGATGAATGAGGGGGAGCGTCTCCGGGAGGCGGGCCAAGGAGAAATTATCGGCGCGAGCACGTGCATTGAATCCTTCGTCGAGCCCGAAGTAGATGGCATCCGCGCCACTGGCGAGGGCGGCCCGGAGGGACTCGAGATCCCCCGCGGGAGCGAGGATTTCAGGACGTCGCAAAGGCATGGCTCCCTCCTTAACATGCCACCCCAGGCCCCGCGGCAGGGCCTCTGCCCGTGTCCCCGCCCTGCATCCAGGTTGTTTATGCTTCCCCCGGGACCGGAATGCCCCACTATTCCATTATGACCTGAGATTCGGTAGTCATCGAGAAGCCCCACTTGCGCGATAAGAACGTGTCGAGCCCGCCCATCCGTTTCCTCATCTATCCTGCGCAGGGAGAGGTCAGGGAGCACGTCAGGGCCGAGTTTTTTGGCCGGGCGCTTTCCCAGCGGGTGGGCCGTCCCATCGTCGTGGAGATGGCCCGCACCTATGAGGCCATCGAGCAGGAGCTGGCCGCGGACCGGGTGGACATCGTCTGGGCCACCGCCGAGCAGTGCAACGCGTTCGAGTCCAAGGCCCGCGCCATCCTGCGCGCGGTGCGCGCCGGGCGCTACCACTACCACGCGGCCCTCATCTGCCGCGCCCAGGAGCCCCTCACCCTCAAGCAGCTCCAGGGCACCCGCGCCGCCTGGGTCGCCCCCATGTCCACGGGAGGCCACCTGCTGGCCATCCGCCATTTGGAGGCCCAGGGGCTGATCCCCGCGGAGGTGTTCGCCGAGCAGCGCTTCGTCGGCAGCTACCGCAACGCCCTGCTCGCGGTGGCCGAGGGCACGTCGGACATGGCGTCGCTCTTCACGACCCACCCGGACGAGTACACGGTCCGAGCCCGCCTCGCCGAGCGTGTAGGGGTAGCCGCGCGCCAGCTGACCGCCTTTGCCTTCACCGAGCCCACCCTCGCCGACGGGCTCATCCTCACCTCGCGCCTGTCAGAGGAGGACTGTGCCGCGATCGTGTCGGCCCTCACCACGATGACGCAGGATGGGAGCGGCCTGGATCCGCTGCTCGGCTCCTTCAACATCGAGGGCTTTGCCCTCGCTACCTCCTCCCGGAGCCCGGCCCAGCCCTTCTCTCCGATCCAACGCACGGAGTTCCTCGCGGCGGAGGTGGACGCAGAAGAGCGGTGCAGCAAGCTCTGGTCCTTCACCGGCCTGGCCTTCGGACAGGAGGTGAGCGGCCGGGAAGGGCTCTCGCTGGAAGAGGCCCTGCCCCCGGAGGCGAGCGCGCTCCTGGGGGCGCTCGTGCGGGCCACGCGCCACAGCGGTGTGGGGGGCCGGGTGGAGTACCGCCTGGAGTCTGGTGGAGAGAGCCGCCTGTACGCCGCCGAGGCCGCCCCTCGGGGGGCTCGCTCGGGGGGGACCTCCCCGCGCACCACGCTGCTGGTCCGGGACATCACCGAGCAACAGGCCCTGGAGGTGGACCTGTACCGCCTGGCGTCGTTCCCCCTGCTCCACCCTGAGCCCATGATGGAGCTGAGCCTGAACGGCGCCCTGCACTACGCCAATCCGGCCGCCAGCCATGCCTTCCCGGACCTCCAGGCACTCGGGGCGAGCCATCCGCTGGTGGAGACCACGCTCGAGTGGGTCCGGCGTGGAAAGCCCGGCGAGAGCCCGCCCCTGGTGCACCTGGCGGGCCGGTACTGGGAGCTGATGGTCTCCGTGCTCCAGGAGACCGGCACCCTGCGGCTCTTCGTGAAGGATGTGACGTCGCGCAAGCAGATCGAAGCGCGCCTGCTCCACGCCGACCGCATGGCCGCGCTGGGCTCGCTGGCGTCCCGGGTGGGCCATGAGATGAACAACCCGTTGGCCTTCCTGATGGCCAACCTCTCCTTCGCCCGGGAGGAAATCAGCCGGCTGCGCGAGTCGCTGCGCTCGGACCCGGTCCCCACCCGCCTGGAGGATCTCAACGAGGTGATGGATGCGCTGGGGGAGTCCCTGGACGGCGCGGAGCGGCTGAAGACGATCATCCAGGATCTGCGCACCCTGGCGCGCGAGCCCCCCACCCACCGGGCCCGGGTCGACCTGCACCCGGTGCTGGAAGATGCGCTGAAGCTGGTGCGCAACGAGCTGCGCCACCGGGGCCGCCTGGAGAAGGACTTCCAGCCCGTGCCCACGGTGGAGGCGGACGAGGCGCGGCTCGGCCAGGTCTTCCTCAACCTGATGATCAACGCGGTGCAGGCCATGTCCGAGCAGGACGCACAGCGCAACGTGCTGCGGGTGAGCACGCGCACCGGACCTGCCGGGGAGGCCATCGTCGAGGTGCAGGACACCGGGGCGGGGATGACGCCCGAGGTGCTCTCGCGCCTGTTCGAGCCGTTCTTCACCACGCGCTCCAACAGCGCGGGCATGGGCTTGTCGGTGAGCCACGCCATCGTGACGAGCCTGGGAGGAACCCTCCGGGCCGAGAGCGAGCTGGGCACGGGCACCCTCTTCACCGTCACCCTTCCGGCCACGTGAGCCCCAGATGGTGCGACGGCTCCTGCCCACGCTCATCGCCCTTGGCTTCGGCCTGCTGGCCCTCGGGTGGGGGCTGGTCAGCCTCCAAATCATCTTCACCCAGGAGCGGGAGGATGCCTACACCCAGCTTCGCTCCCGCCGCGACACCCTGGAGCAGTACGCCACGGAGACGCTCCGGCAAGCCCTGAGTCGGAGGCTCGACGAGAACATCCCCGCGCTCTACCGGGCCATGGAGGATCCGCTCGCCCCGGCGGATGGGCTGTACCTGCTGTTCCGCTCGTACCAGTTTCTTCCCCGCCTGCCCCGGCCCCCACCCGGCCCCCAGACGCCCGCCCGGGGTTTCTACGAGGACTTCCGCCAGCGCCTGGAGTCCCCCGGGCGCCCCGGCCCCGCGCAAGAGCGGTTGGAGATGCTCCGTGCGATCGAAGCCGCGCTCGCCAGGGGCGAGGAAGCCCACGCCGAGCAGTTCCTGGAGGCCCTGCTGCGCCACCGCGCCGAGCATCCGCTGCCGCCTCACCAAGAGCTTCCCTTCACCCTGCTGCTGGCCGAGCGGCTCCAGCGGGGAAGGGCCACGCCGTCCCTGGTGCGGGGACTCGTGCGGGGCGGGCTCGCGGACGACTTTGGAGGGATTGCCCGGGGCGCGGGGCTCCAGCGGGATCTGCTGCGCGAATGCCAGCGCTTCACCCAGGCGGACTTCGACTTCCTCCGCGAGCGCATCCTCCAGTTGAGCGCGGGGATGGGCGAGCCCGCCAAAGCCTTCCGGGCACGCATCCAGGAACTGGGGACGGGGGCCTTGGTCCTCCCCAATGGCCTCGAGGAGCCCACCCTCATCGGCGAGCGCTGGTACGTCCACCCCAACGGAGAGGCCGTCCGGGGCATCGCCGTCTCGCTGGAGGAGGAGTTGAAGGCCATCGCCCAGGACATGCGCTCCCGGGAGTTGTTCGGCGCGGAGGATGGACTGCGGCTGGGGAAGACGGACGCGGTGCAGCCGCTCTCCACGCTCCGGGTGGAGGCCGTGATGCCCCGGTGGCTCTCCGCGGAGGCGGACATTGCCCGGCGCTACGGGCTCAAGACGATGCTGGTGGCCAGTTGTGGCGCGCTGGCGGTGGCCATCGGGGTCATCGCCGTCCTGGCCCAGCGCCGCAAGTACCGCTTCCTGGAACTCCAGAGCGACTTCGTGGCCACCGTCTCCCACGAGCTGCGCACCCCCCTGGCGTCGATCCGGCTGCTGGCCGAAACGCTGGAGCGCCGCGTGGGCGGCACCTCCGAGGGAAAGGACTACCCTGCCCGCATCATCCAGACGACGGACACGCTGCACTTCCTCGTCGAGAACATCCTGTCGTTCAACCGGATCGACAAGGGCCGCTGGGCCCCGAGGTTCTCCACGGTGCGGCTGGAGGAGCTTGCCGGGACGCTCCGAACGGACCTCCTGGACGCCTCCCAGGTGCCGGTGAACTTCACCTCGGACGTGGCGGAGCTGGAGCTCGTGGCGGACCCCGCGCTCCTGCGCCTGCTCCTGTCCAACCTGGGCCGCAACGCCTGTGCCTACAACCGCCGGAACCCCGTGGACATCACCCTGCGGGCCCACCACTCCCCCACCTACGGGCACACCCTGCTCTTCAGTGACAATGGCATCGGCATTCCCGAGAGCGAGTGGGAGAATGTGTTTCACGATTTCTACCGGCTGAAGTCTCCCGGACCGGAGGTCCACGGCAGCGGGCTGGGGCTTGCGCTGTGCCGCCGCATCATGCGGCTCCACGGGGGCCGCATCCACGTGGCCACCTCCGGCCCCGAGGGAACCACCTTCGCTTTGACTTTTCCCGAGCCGCGCCGATGACCCTCCCTCCCCCCACCCCTGGCCCGCGCCCCTCCATCCTTATCGTCGAGGACGACGCGAACCTGCGGCTCGGCCTCCAGGACAACCTCCAGGACGAGGGGTACGAGGTCGCCACGGCGGCCAGCACCCCCGAGGCGGACGCCCTGCTGCGCGAGCGTGAGTTCGAGCTGCTCATCCTCGACGTCATGCTGCCCGGCGAGGATGGCTATTCCTTTTGCCGACGGCTGCGCGCCGCGGGCCTGCGAAGCATGGTGTTGATGCTCACCGCCCGCACCCTGGAAGAGGACATCCTCCGAGGCTTCGAGGCGGGGGCCCAGGACTACCTCACCAAGCCCTACCGGCTCCGGGAGCTGCTGGCGCGGGTGCGGGCACTCGTGCGGCGGGTGGGCACCCCACCCTCCCAGCTCATGGGCTTCGCGGGCTTTTCAGTGGATCTCGGCCGGCGCCAGCTCTCCCGCGCCGGAGGGGCGCTCATCGAGCTGACCCGCACGGAGTTCGACCTGCTGGTCTTCCTGCTGCGCCACCAGGACCGCGCCCTTCCCCGGCAGGAGATCCTCGACGCGGTCTGGGGCCAGGACGTGGTGGTGGACCCCCGGACGGTCGACAACTTCGTCTCCAACCTCAAGAAGAAGCTCGGCTGGACGAGCACCTCCGGGTTCACCATCCACACCATTCGCGGGGTGGGCTACCGGATGGAGATGGAGCCCATGACAAAACCATGACGGAACAATGGCCCCCCCACGGCCATCGCCGGGCGCCTTTTCCCTACCTTGAACCGTGCCGCCAGTGAGGGGCCGCGAGGCGCGGCTCCCACCGGCGGGAACACCCGTTCGTGGGAGGCGCACCCAATGTTCCAGTCAGTCGTCGAGCACAGAGGCATGTGGACAGGCCGTTTCAGCGCGGGCGCGGCGGTGTCCGTGCTGCTGCACGTGGGGGTTCTCGCCGCCACCGTGTTCATCACGGCCCGGGAGCACTCCCAGGCGCCCTCCAAAGAGCCCGTCCTCGAATTCGTGCGGCACGTGCCTCCCCAGCCCCCCCGGGGCAACCCCACGCCGCCCACGCCCTCCCAGGCGACCCCCCGCCCCAAGCCCAAGCCCAAGCGGAACGTGCTGGTGCAGCCTTCCACCATCCCCCCCACCCCGCCGGAAAACACCGCGGCGGAGCCCCCCACCGAGGCGCCTCCCGCGAACGACCTGCCCTATGTGGAGGGCAGCGACCCCGAGGGCGTGGACCAGGGAGGCGTCGCTGGCGCGCTGCCCCTGCCCTTCATGGGCAACGGCTCCTCGCAGGGCTCGGGGGAGGATGTTCTGCCCTTTGGCACCGGCATGACGCCGCCCCAACTCCTGTCAGGCGACCCTCTGGACTACACGCGCGAGGCCCGCGAAGCCCGGGTCCGGGGCCTGCTCATCGCCCGGTGCACCATCACCCGGGAAGGCGCCGTCACCGGCTGCCGCGTCATCAAAGGCTTGCCTTTCATGGATGACGCGGTGGTCACCGCGCTGACGTCCCGGCGCTACCGCCCCGTCCACTACCAAGGCCGTCCTGTTAGCGTGGCTTACACTTTCCACGTCAAGCTGGACCTGCCTCACTAACGTCCGCCGGAACACTGCTTGCCTCTGTAAAATGGATATGCCAGACAGAACTAGAAGGTTTTTCTAGAACAAACTGTTTTTCTGGCATTGACGCTCCACTTTCGAGGCACGCACCAGAACATGAGTCGGTCGGCCATCCAGCAATGGGCGGAGTCCTTCAGCGAGGCATTGGTCAGCCGGGCCACCCTGCTGGGCGCCGCGCAGGGGAGCGGTCCGGACGCTCGCTCGGGGCAGATCCTCTTCCAGGTGCAGAGCGCCGTTCTGCGCTACGAATCCATGGTCTTCGGAGGCCCGGACCTGAGCTGGGGACGGGCCCGGGACGAGGATGTGGCCGCCCTGCCCCGCCCGCCGGTCTCCTCGGGCAGGCTGGTCTGCGTCGCCTCCTGCCACAACACCCACCCCGACCTACCGGACGCCTGGGACTACGGCGCGGGCGTGGCCCTCATCCATGACGAGGACTCGGCGGCGGCGATCAGCTTTGGCCGTGCACGCCGGACCTTGTCTGTCTCCAGCACCGAGGGGCAGGCCCGCATCGGCTTCGGCGGGGACATGCCCTTGCTGCGGGATGTGCCCGAGCTGGATTCCCTGGCACCTCCGGCCCAGCGCGCCTCCCACCCTTTCTGGGCCCTGGCGCGGGGACTGCTCAGCACGGAGGGCGTGGGCACCTGCTTCCTGGAAGGGCACCGGGTGTCCGCCGGCAGCATGAGCCCCGAGTCCAACATCATCTCGGTGTTCCGCGGCGCGCTCGGGCTGTACATCGAGAATGAGTTTGGAGAGTCGTCCTGGCATGACCACTCCTATTGCGCGATCGCCCGCCACCCGGAGGCCCTGGGGCGCTGGAGGCGGGTCCGGGAACCCGCGGTGCGCGCCACGGTGGGAGATGCCTGCCCGCGGTGCCAGGGCAAGCTGGAGGACGCGGACCTGCCCAACCTGCCCGCCATCGCCCAGCGAAAGAACTCGGCCACGCTGGGAGGCTTCCTGCGCCTGAGGTGCACGCTCTGCACCACGCTCTTCCGCACCTCGGGGCGGCGCTTCGTGGACATGGGCTCCGGGCAAGTGTCCTACTCAGACCGGATGTCCTGAGCGGCTACCGTTCCGCCCACGCATCGCCTAGTGTGCCCGGCCGACATGCGCCGTGCTCCGCTCGCCACGCTCCTGCTCGCGGTCCTCGCGCTCCCGGCGTGCGTCCGCTCCAGCCGTCCGGCGCGGCCCAGCCTGCCGACCGTCACCCGGGAACTCCTGGCCGCCCTCGAAGAAGAGGGCGCGCTGACGGGAGCCCTCGTCGTGGACGCCCAGACAGGCCTGCCGCTCTTCTCGCACCGCGAGCACGTCCGCCTGCTCCCGGCCTCCACGATGAAGCTGGTCTCCACCTCCTCGGCCCTTGCCACGCTGGGGCCAGACTTCCGGTTCGTCACCCCGGTGCTGCTGGAGGGCACCCACCAGGGTCCCCTCTTCGAGGGCGACGTGGTGGTGGAGTCCTCGGGAGACCCCTCGCTGGGCTCGTGGCGCTTTCCCGAGACCGTTCCTGTCTGTGAACAGATCTCCGAGGCGCTCTGGGGACGGGGCATCCGGCAGTGGCGAGGGGCCCTGCGAATCCAGGCTCCCGACACGGACCTCGAGGGGCCCCTGGGGCCCGGCTGGGCGTGGGACGACGCCGCCTATGCCATGAGCGCGCCCCCGACCCCCTTCGTCTTCCGGGAGAACGTAGTCGATCTGGCCCTGGCGCGCCCCGAGGGGGCCTCCTGCGCCGAGCCGCCCACCGTTCAGCTCTCCCCTCCCTTCGCCACCTTCCCCACCACCCTCCAACTCGACACGAGTGCCCCGAAACCAGGCCTCTCCTGCGTCCGCGCCCGGGGCGCCCCGGGGGTCCGGTGTGTGTGGCGCTCGGCCGCGGACCAGTGTCCCCGGACGGCCTCCCTGCGCCTGTCCATCGATGATCCGCAGGCGCTCTTCACGGCCTGCGTGGAAGACGCGCTCTTGCGCAAAGGCCTCACCCGCCTTCCCGCCCGGGTCCCCTCCCCCAACCCACC encodes the following:
- the dacB gene encoding D-alanyl-D-alanine carboxypeptidase/D-alanyl-D-alanine endopeptidase, translated to MRRAPLATLLLAVLALPACVRSSRPARPSLPTVTRELLAALEEEGALTGALVVDAQTGLPLFSHREHVRLLPASTMKLVSTSSALATLGPDFRFVTPVLLEGTHQGPLFEGDVVVESSGDPSLGSWRFPETVPVCEQISEALWGRGIRQWRGALRIQAPDTDLEGPLGPGWAWDDAAYAMSAPPTPFVFRENVVDLALARPEGASCAEPPTVQLSPPFATFPTTLQLDTSAPKPGLSCVRARGAPGVRCVWRSAADQCPRTASLRLSIDDPQALFTACVEDALLRKGLTRLPARVPSPNPPVPTRQSLLELISPPLSELVKATNKESLNLYADRLGLRFARERTGHEGFSALRTALTEELARRGISPREMRPVDGSGLSRYNLATPRGLVQVLFTSLQEPYGAALSDSLPIAGVDGTLANRRLSAQTLGRIRAKTGTLSSQKAFAGIAERPGDPEHPRVVFALMLGNMDEQPALSANDVFDRFAEALVNLPLQ